A genomic stretch from Cloacibacterium caeni includes:
- a CDS encoding relaxase/mobilization nuclease domain-containing protein codes for MNNSATTRRITKIAIEYNGNDKGTAERVYQNNLLSQNPEQQFTEMKTVADRNKNVKNWALTGYISPEKSIGDQLSNEELTQLALRALKKIGVRDNNQMVLDIHSSTKQKHIHFIVNRVNIQGENTIKAHNIGELFGKAVREVCKEMNLKTDIEIGKEKKKQMLKALTTSLRISRSFDELTNNMKKLGYRVTLSQNEKVGISGMRIVKFEDINHQTEREYKPGYKLSEITNTLKIKDIKQKLQENQERTIIFNSTATEQINKDEQENSPSVSKQFENIAKELLKPTYTSSPEDELLKKKKRKFR; via the coding sequence ATGAATAACAGCGCAACCACCAGACGAATTACCAAAATCGCCATCGAATATAATGGCAATGACAAAGGAACAGCAGAACGAGTATATCAAAACAATCTATTAAGTCAGAACCCAGAACAACAGTTTACAGAAATGAAAACCGTTGCAGACCGCAATAAAAATGTAAAAAACTGGGCATTGACAGGATATATTTCACCTGAAAAATCTATAGGAGACCAATTATCCAATGAAGAACTCACACAGTTGGCATTAAGAGCTTTGAAGAAAATTGGAGTGAGAGATAACAATCAAATGGTTTTAGATATTCATTCCTCAACCAAACAAAAACACATCCACTTTATTGTCAATAGAGTAAATATACAGGGAGAGAATACCATTAAAGCCCACAACATTGGAGAACTCTTTGGGAAAGCCGTCCGTGAAGTTTGCAAAGAAATGAATCTAAAAACCGATATTGAAATTGGCAAAGAAAAGAAAAAGCAAATGTTGAAAGCGCTCACTACTTCCCTTAGAATTTCAAGAAGCTTTGACGAACTAACGAATAATATGAAAAAGTTAGGTTATAGGGTAACACTTTCACAAAATGAAAAAGTAGGAATATCAGGAATGAGAATAGTAAAGTTTGAAGATATTAACCATCAAACCGAGAGAGAATACAAACCAGGATATAAACTCTCCGAAATCACCAATACATTAAAAATTAAAGATATTAAGCAGAAACTTCAAGAAAATCAGGAAAGGACAATCATTTTCAACTCAACAGCAACAGAACAAATCAATAAAGATGAACAAGAAAACTCACCATCTGTGAGTAAACAGTTTGAAAATATAGCAAAAGAACTATTAAAGCCCACCTACACTTCATCACCAGAAGACGAACTATTAAAAAAGAAAAAACGAAAATTTAGATAA